One Planctomycetota bacterium genomic window, CGCCCCTGGCCGCCTGACGCCTGGCATGGTTTTCGGCCGATATCATGGGTCATGGCCGACCGACAGAAGGAGCTTTCGCGTCACCTCGAACGCGACCCGGGCGACCCGTTCCTGCGCTACGCGATGGCCATGGAACACAAGAAAGCCGGCCGGCTCGACGAGGCGCTCGACTGGTTCGGCAAGACGCTTGAAGCGGACGAGACCTACTGCTACGCCCACTACCAGATCGGCCAGGTCCACGAGCAACGCGAAGACAACGACGCCGCCAGCGCCGCGTATGAGAAAGGCATCGCCGCGGCCAAGAAGCACAACGACGCGCACGCGGCTGGTGAGATGCAGGTCGCGCTCGACCTCTTGGACTGAGTTTTTGTGTCAGCCGACCACGCCTTCGAACCCGGCGACCGGGAAGGCGCCGCCGGCTTCGCCGAAGGCGTAGTGAATGTTGCCGTCGTCGTCGAAGAACGCGATGCCGCCGCGGAGAGAGATGGGCAGGTCGGTGTGTCGAGCCCACACGCTGTCGCCCGCGCCGACGCTGAAGACGCCCGTCGACCCGCGACGCGCCTCGATCTGCCCGCCGAGCACGAAGATGCGACCTTCGCGGACGAACGTGACCGACTCGTTGTGGCTCAGCTGTTGCGGCAGTTCTGGACCCTCTCGCCACGTGTCGGTGGCGGGTGAGTAGATCCAGACGTCGCTGTGCGGGACCTGGCCGATGGTGTGGTTGTGCTCGCCGCCGACGGTCCAGAGCTCGTCGTTGAACTCGACGATGCCGAGGTGGTTCTTCTCTCGCGGCAGCGACGCGGCGGCCTGCCACTCGGGCGGTGTGGTGTTGGTCGCGAGCGCCTCTTCGAGCGCAGCCAGATCGAGCGTGAAGTGGTCGTCCTGCGAGGCGACGCGCGTCTCATTGGTTCCGCCGACGAAATGGAGCGTGTCACCGTGAACGACGCCGCCCGGTGCGAATCGCAGCGCCGGCACGTCGATCGGCAGCGTTTCCCACGTGTCGGTCGCAACGTCGTACCGGAAGACTTCGTCCGAGAGGACAAAGCTTTGGCCGAACTCGCTGGTGCCGATTTGCCCACCGATCCAGTAGTAGTGGCCGCGTGCTTCGTCGAAGGCCATGGCCGCGTGCGTCTGGCCGGCGGTCTCGGGCAGGTTGGCCATGTCGACGACGTCGCCGGTGTTGACGTCGAACGCGAAGACGTCGCGCGTCACGACATCGAACCCACCGGCGAACCCGCCGACGACGTATTGCATGTCGCCGACGCGGAACGTCCCGCTCTCGACACGGCCTTCGCTGATCGCGTAGCTCGTCCCGGTCCACGCGATCGACTCGCCTGCCGTCGGGATCGGCCTCGGCTCGACCTCGGCAATGCGGAGATACAGCAGCGCCGGATCGATCGACGTGTTGCCGACTTGGACGCGAATCAGCCCATCGGTGACCCGCGTGAAGCCAACGCCCTCACCAAATGGCTCGCTGGCGAGCGGGATGGCAAAGACCGTCGGCTCGCCGTTGACAGAGATGCGATGTCGAGGCGACAGCGGCTCGGGATCGGTCACGTCGGGATCGCCGACGACGATGCCGACGGCGTAGGTGCCGTTGGGCACTTCAATCCGCCACTCGTCGCCGTTCTGCGGCAAGGCGATGGTGTCGTACCGCTCGTCGCGACCATCGACGGCAGATGGACTGTTGGACGAAGTGAGCTGGAAGACGTTGCGTGCGCTGTTGCGATCGACGACGTCGCCAGTGGCTTCGAGATCGCGATTCCAGCCGTAGCGAAGCCCGTTGCCGCGCGTGGCAAAGGGCCGGCCGAAGTCGGCGCGAGCGAACTCGACGCCTTCGTGGCCGGCAGGTTGGAAGTTGATGTTGACCTGAAAGCCGCCTTCGAGCGTCGGGTCGTAGCTGCAGACCGGGCACGAGCAGCCCGGGCCATGGATCGTGCAGTCGGGATCGCTGGTACTGAGGTGACGCCGTGCTTCCAGCCGCTCGAGCCGTGCGGCCTCGGGCAGCGCATGCTGCTCCCCGGCGG contains:
- a CDS encoding tetratricopeptide repeat protein, with amino-acid sequence MADRQKELSRHLERDPGDPFLRYAMAMEHKKAGRLDEALDWFGKTLEADETYCYAHYQIGQVHEQREDNDAASAAYEKGIAAAKKHNDAHAAGEMQVALDLLD